GCCCAGTATTATGAAAAAGAAATCGGTTATAAGCTGCCTTCAAGAACCCCCTTTGTAGGCCAGAATTTCAATGTTACCAGGGCAGGTATCCATGCCGATGGACTACTGAAGAATGAAGAGATTTATAATATCTTTGATACGGAAAAATTCTTAAATCGTCCTGTCAGGGTTGCAATATCTAATACCTCAGGTCTGGCAGGAATAGCCCATTGGATTAACAGCTATTTTAATCTTAAGGATAAGGCAGTGGATAAAAATGATCCCTTGGTAGTTAAGGTGAAAGAATGGGTTGACAAAGAATATGAAGAAGGCAGGGTTACGGTTATTACAGATGAGGAAATCTTAAGCCAGATAAGTAAGGTTAAGAAAGAACTGGGTATAGATACTTGGTAAGACAAAAAGCAGACGGGTTGACAAGCTAGGTTAGTTAACTTACAATAAAACCTGGGATAAATTGAAAACTATAAAAACATAAGATTTGGAGGATGATGATGTTAAGAACCGAGCAAATTGAAGCAGCAAAAGAGAAGTTTGGACAATTACTGGCTGAGCAGTTGCAAAGAGTAGAAGAAATGAAAAAGCAAGGAGATTTTATTGATTATAAATCCTTGGATCAGATTATTATCGGAGTATGCGGAGGAGACGGTATAGGTCCTGCTATAACAGCTCAGGCCCAGAGGGTCTTAGAATATTTATTAAAGGATGATGTAAAGGCCGGTAAAGTGGTTTTTCGTAATATAGAAGGCCTTACCATTGAAAGAAGAGCCGCTGAAAAAGCTGCAATTCCTCCTGCAGTATTAGAAGAAATCAAAAAGTGTCATGTTATTTTAAAGGGACCTACAACAACACCAAGAAAAGGTGATCCTTGGCCCAATGTAGAAAGTGCCAATGTGGCCATGAGAAAGGAATTAGATCTTTTTGCTAATGTAAGACCTGTAAGAATTCCGGAGCAGGGAATTGACTGGACCTTCTATCGTGAGAATACAGAAGGAGCCTATGCAGTAGGCAGTAAGGGTGTTAATGTAACTGAGGATCTTGGAGTTGACTTTACTGTAGTAACTACTCAAGGTACCGAAAGAATTATAAGGGCTGCCTTTGAATTTGCAAAAAACAACAATAAAACAAGGGTTACTGCTGTAACTAAAGCAAATATTATCAAGACTACAGACGGTAAATTTTTAGATATTTTCTATGAGATTGCCAAAGAATATCCAGGTATTACAGCAGATGACTGGTATATTGATATTATGACAGCTAAACTGGTAGACGAGAAGAGAAGAAAGGATTTCCAAGTGGTAGTTCTCCCTAATTTATACGGAGATATAATTACTGATGAGGCAGCAGAATTCCAGGGCGGTGTAGGAACTGCCGGCAGCGCCAATATCGGTAAAAGATATGCTATGTTTGAAGCTATACATGGTTCTGCTCCTAGGATGGTACAAGAAGGCAGGGATATCTATGCAGATCCTTGCAGTATGATTCGTGCAGGGGCTATGCTTCTTGCCCATATCGGATATAAAGAGGAAGCCGATAAGCTATATCGTGCACTGGATATCTGTACCGTAACAGAGAAAAGGCTGGTTATCACAGGAAGAAATACCGGTGCTACCGGTGAAGAATTTGCAAATTACATCATGGATACAATCGCTGGCCTATAGCTTGTCAGTATTTATTAGGCAGAATTGTTGATGGATAAATAAGGAGGATTTTCCTTGGAAGAAATTGATCTTCAAAAAGAGATAGCTGACCGATACTCCCTAAGGGGCAGGGTATATAATGCAATCAGGGACAAAATTCTATCGGGAGCCTATCAAGAAAATGAAGAACTAAAAGAAATGACTCTTGCAAAAGAGCTAGGAGTCAGCAGGACTCCGGTTAGGGAAGCCTTAAGGCAATTGGAGTTAGAAGGCCTAGTTTCCATAACTCCCAATAAAGGAGCCTCTGTAACAGGTATAACAAAAAAGGATATTCATGATATTTATATAATAAGGTCTTATCTTGAAGGGCTTTGTGCCAAATGGGCCTGTGAAAATATAAGCAATACACAGATAGAGGCTTTGGAGGAAATTCTATATTTATCAGATTTCCATGCCAGAAGAAGCCATTTTGATCAGTTAGTGGAACTGGATAATAAATTCCATGATTTAATATATAAGGCCTCAGGCAGTAAGATTCTAAACCATGTACTGTCAGATTTTCATCAGTATGTGGAAAGAGTTCGTAAAGTCACCTTATCTAGGCCTTATAGAGCGGAAAAATCCCGCAAAGAGCATGCTGCAATTGTAGAAGCCATTAAAAAAAGAGACCAAAATCTGGCTGAAGCCTTAGCCAATGAGCATATCATGAATACCATTCAAAATTTAACAGAAGAAGGACTAGAGTAATATTGCATTAAATTAAACCCACCTACTTAATAAGAATGTATTTCTCATTAGCTAGGTGGGCTTTATTTATTCTTCAGCAGCTAACTGCTCCCATAGTTCTAGTAATTCTTCCAGTCTGGCTTCAACTTGCTTCTTTCTGCTATGAAGTTCCATTAATTTTTCCGGGTTAGTATATATTTCTTCTTGAATTAATAATGCATCGATTTCATCATTTTCGATTTCCAGAGCATGTATTTCATCCTCCGTCTTTTTTAATTCATTTTTCCTTTTCCTGATCCTTGCCTGTTCTTCTTTTTGCTGTTGCCAGGAAAGTTTATTGTTGCTTACAGTTTCACTATCTTTAGCTGAATTTGTATTTGGAATAGCCCAAGGCTTTCCTTTACTGCCGCTTGTTGTATCTTCTTGGGGTTTATTTAGATAGGCAGCCTCCACTTCAGGTTTTTTCTCCAAGTAATAATCATAATCACCAATATAATTTAGCAAATGTCCTTCTGTAAGATCTAAAATTCTTGTTGCTGTTTTATTAATAAAGTAGCGGTCATGGGATACATAAAGTATGGTGCCACTATAGGAGTTTAGTACATTTTCTAATATTTCCTTAGAGCTAATATCCAGATGGTTAGTAGGTTCGTCTAGGATTAAGAAATTAGCTTCGGATAGCATTAGCTTAGCTAAGGATACTCTTCCCCTTTCACCGCCGCTTAAATCCTTAATTTTCTTAAATACATCATCCTCAGTAAATAAAAAAGCCGCAAGGATATTTCTTACTGTGGTATTAGAAAGATGAGGATAAGTATCCTGCAGTTCATCAAATAAGGTTTTCTCAGGATTAAGTACCTGCATCTCTTGGTCATAATAACCTATATGGACTTTGGTACCTAGATGGATATTGCCGGCATCGGGTTTTAGGGAACCGGTTAATATTTTTAGTATGGTGGTTTTTCCTGTTCCGTTATTACCTATTATAGCCACCTTTTCTCCCCGTTTGATTTCAAAATTAATATCAGAAAATAACTTTAAGCTGCCATAGGATTTGGCAAGGCCTTCTACAGTAAGTACGTCATTTCCGCTTAAAATCCTGGGCTCTAGGGAAAATTTCATTTGCTTATTTTCTGTGGGTTTTTCAATAAGTTCAATTTTATCCAGCATTTTTTCACGACTCATTGCCCGTCGGATTGATTTTTCCCGGTTAAATGAACGGAGTTTTGCAATTACTTCTTCTTGATGTTTTATTTCTTTTTGCTGGTTAATATATGCTTTTAATTGAGCACTTTTTAGCATATCTTTTTTCTTAATATAGTCGGTGTAGTTGCCGCTATAAATATGGGCCTTATGATGTTCCAGTTCAATAATTTTACTAACTACTTTATCTAAAAAATATCGGTCATGGGCTACAATTATTACCGCACCGTCATAATTAATTAAGAAGGTTTCAAGCCATGCTATTGATATAAGGTCTAAATGGTTAGTAGGCTCATCTAGAAGAAGAATGTCCGGCTTTGATAAAAGGAGCTTACCTAGGGCTATTCGGGTTTTTTGTCCACCGGATAGGGTATCGACTTTTTTATGGAAGTCCTCCTCGGCAAATCCGAGTCCTTTTAAAATGCCTGTAACCTCGCTTTCATAGGCATAGCCGTTCTGGATTTCAAATTCATGGGTAATTCTGGTATAAGTGTTTAACATTTGATCCAGTTCTTTGCCTTGTGCGTTTTTCATCAAAAGTTCCAATTGGCGAATCCTATTAGAAAGCTCGATTATTTCCTGTTTTACATTGTACATTTCCTCATATATGGTATGGTTTGATTTTAAATCCTGATGTTGAGACAAATAACCTATGGTACTTCCTTTAGAAAGGATTACCTCTC
This genomic interval from Herbinix luporum contains the following:
- a CDS encoding isocitrate/isopropylmalate family dehydrogenase, with the protein product MLRTEQIEAAKEKFGQLLAEQLQRVEEMKKQGDFIDYKSLDQIIIGVCGGDGIGPAITAQAQRVLEYLLKDDVKAGKVVFRNIEGLTIERRAAEKAAIPPAVLEEIKKCHVILKGPTTTPRKGDPWPNVESANVAMRKELDLFANVRPVRIPEQGIDWTFYRENTEGAYAVGSKGVNVTEDLGVDFTVVTTQGTERIIRAAFEFAKNNNKTRVTAVTKANIIKTTDGKFLDIFYEIAKEYPGITADDWYIDIMTAKLVDEKRRKDFQVVVLPNLYGDIITDEAAEFQGGVGTAGSANIGKRYAMFEAIHGSAPRMVQEGRDIYADPCSMIRAGAMLLAHIGYKEEADKLYRALDICTVTEKRLVITGRNTGATGEEFANYIMDTIAGL
- a CDS encoding GntR family transcriptional regulator, producing the protein MEEIDLQKEIADRYSLRGRVYNAIRDKILSGAYQENEELKEMTLAKELGVSRTPVREALRQLELEGLVSITPNKGASVTGITKKDIHDIYIIRSYLEGLCAKWACENISNTQIEALEEILYLSDFHARRSHFDQLVELDNKFHDLIYKASGSKILNHVLSDFHQYVERVRKVTLSRPYRAEKSRKEHAAIVEAIKKRDQNLAEALANEHIMNTIQNLTEEGLE
- a CDS encoding ABC-F family ATP-binding cassette domain-containing protein — translated: MVLSCNNISKSFGTNEILKGISFHINDREKAAIVGINGAGKSTLLKIIIGELMADEGEVILSKGSTIGYLSQHQDLKSNHTIYEEMYNVKQEIIELSNRIRQLELLMKNAQGKELDQMLNTYTRITHEFEIQNGYAYESEVTGILKGLGFAEEDFHKKVDTLSGGQKTRIALGKLLLSKPDILLLDEPTNHLDLISIAWLETFLINYDGAVIIVAHDRYFLDKVVSKIIELEHHKAHIYSGNYTDYIKKKDMLKSAQLKAYINQQKEIKHQEEVIAKLRSFNREKSIRRAMSREKMLDKIELIEKPTENKQMKFSLEPRILSGNDVLTVEGLAKSYGSLKLFSDINFEIKRGEKVAIIGNNGTGKTTILKILTGSLKPDAGNIHLGTKVHIGYYDQEMQVLNPEKTLFDELQDTYPHLSNTTVRNILAAFLFTEDDVFKKIKDLSGGERGRVSLAKLMLSEANFLILDEPTNHLDISSKEILENVLNSYSGTILYVSHDRYFINKTATRILDLTEGHLLNYIGDYDYYLEKKPEVEAAYLNKPQEDTTSGSKGKPWAIPNTNSAKDSETVSNNKLSWQQQKEEQARIRKRKNELKKTEDEIHALEIENDEIDALLIQEEIYTNPEKLMELHSRKKQVEARLEELLELWEQLAAEE